DNA sequence from the Penaeus monodon isolate SGIC_2016 unplaced genomic scaffold, NSTDA_Pmon_1 PmonScaffold_4158, whole genome shotgun sequence genome:
gtgtggggggtgtgggggtgtgcttaaaatgttatatgcatattatttatatatataaattttaaaatttatattatatatatattattattattattaaatttaaaattaatatattatattataattatatatatattatatataatatatagtatgtatataataaaatatataatatatatattatatatatattaaaatagtgtgttgtgtgtgtggtgtgtgtgtgtgtgtgtgtgtgtgtgtgtgtgtgtatcacacacacacacacatttatatatatatatatatatatatattatattatatatatatatagagaagaggagagagagaagagagagaaggagacgagagagacgagagagagagagagagagagtgagttttaCAATGATGTATCAACCACTGAGTATGTATTTCATCTAATGGATAAAACATGATCAACTTCACTAAAACATTTACTTGGTATGTTGATGTGAAACACGTAGTACACTGATTTTCTGACCTTGACATTCCAGTGTGTGTTCGGCTGGCCTTAGTCTTCGTCCTTGCAGTTGACCCTGGGGTGAAAATGATCCtctctgttttttatcttttgcaaCATTTTCATGGCCATGGCAGCCACACATGGCCCTGACAGCAACCATGGACACCACCAAGGTGGAGGACAATCTGAGTAACCGTTACTATGCCCTTTTGATAGTGGTCCACTTACCAGGGGGTTGATCGTATGGCATGGACAGACGGCCCTCGGATCAGAAAAGTTATTCTGGGTACATCAACCAGCAACCAAGGCACATGGACGGGCCTTCCTGACGGTGCTATCGGCGGTCTCGGACACGGTAGTCCTAGTAGAAGTTCTCCCTTCACTGGGCAGCTGCATGGAAGTGGAGCCAGCAGCATCCCTTTCAGCGGAAGCCAGTCAGGAACAGGAGTGGGTCACCTACATGGGAGTGGAGCCAGCAGCTTCCCTTTCAGCGGAAGCCAGTCAGGAACAGGAGTGGGTCACCTACATGGGAGTGGAGCCAGCAGCTTCCCTTTCAGCGGAAGCCAGTCAGGAACAGGAGTGGGCCCACCTACATGGGAGTGGAGCCAGCAGTTTCCCCTTTCAGCGGAACCCAGGCAGGAACAGGTGTGGGTCACCTACATGGGAGTGGGCAGCAGTCCCTTTGGTAGCAGTATTCAGACTGGCCGGTGTAGGAACTTCACGGGAGTAAACTGGGAGCCGCCTTTCAGTGGTGGAAGCCAAACTGGCACAGGTGTAGGTCACCTTACGGGAGTGGAACGGGAGCCTGCCTTTCAATGGTGGAAGCCAAACTGGAACAGGTGTAGGTCACCTTCATGGGAGTGGAACTGGAAACCGCCTTTCAGTGGTGGAAGCCAAACTGGCACAGGTGTGGGTCCCCTTCAGGGGAGTGGAACTGGGAACCTGCCTTTCAATGGGGGAAAGCCAAACTGGCACGGGTGTAGTCACCTTCACGGAAGTGGAACTGGGAGCCTCCCTTTCAGTGGTGGAAGCCAAACTGGCACAGGTGTAGGTCACCTTCACGGGAGTGGAACTGGGAGCCTGCCTTTCAGTGGCAACAGTAGCACTAGTGAAACAATCATGCTAGTGATGATGACAGCAACAAATCCATTTCTGACAAGGGCTTTTGCCTCGTTGACCACAATGAAGTCAAGTCAGGAAGCGACAACCGGGTTGGTGCAGCCTTTTTGAGCAGAACTCACTTAACTCACGATGATGCTGGGGGCTGGAGAAGGTATCGCTTTAAAAGTTGATCTGAAAAACTTTTGGTCTCCCCAAAGTTAAGGCAGACTGATGGAAACACATCTCCCATTGCTACCTATATAACGTTACAAAAGCTGCACTTTTTTTTTGACAATCTGTATCTACTCAATAAGTGAAATAACTTTAATAAGCATGTCAAAAAAATGGGTTATGATAATATCGCAAACCCAACAGCTAGGGCATTTTTGACACGGAagtattttaaaaactttggCATCCGTTTTCTTTATGAATGTGTTGGCTTgctaaaatgtgaaaaaaatgtaattccaATAAACTGTTTTTTAGatatgtaagttttttttatgtaaagctttaaatttgtttttccattgcctttggaaataaagatgaaaagtaTATAAgtacttttactttctttatgATTCAATGTATTGCTAGAATTTCGATTTATCTTTTTACGTCGATCTGTGCCCGGTAGTTTACTTTATATAAAGCCAGGGTCTACATGTTACATGTTCAACTATAGCAATTCTGCATATTAATGATATAACATGTAGgggtttctttgtctttttgtttgattttaaggTTTCACTATTGAAATAGTAAATTtacgatttgtgtgtgtgtgtgtgtgtgtgtgtgtgtgtacacattacatatatacatacatacatgaatggtaaaacactcgtGTGGATACCatggcagaaaaaaacacaaagcacaaactaaatttattgaaaaagagacaacagtttcgaaatccaccaggattACCATCATTTTGagcattgtgttttgttttttccatatatatacatatgtatacataaaaaacacacactcacgcaccaacataaaacacaaaacacacaccacacacaccatacaaacacacatacacaccacacacacacacaccacacaaaaccccacacacacacacacacaacacacaccacacacacacacaacacacacacacacacaccacaaacacacacacactcacacacacacaccccacacacacacacaatatattatatatatatatatatatatatatatatatatatatattatatatatataatatattatataaattttatatatatatatatatatatatatatatatatatatataaaatattatataattaatatatatcagtacctttggggcctcctgctgctacgagatcctccacagtttagcTGGGACCGAGAAgcatacaagc
Encoded proteins:
- the LOC119570847 gene encoding putative per-hexamer repeat protein 5, whose protein sequence is MAWTDGPRIRKVILGTSTSNQGTWTGLPDGAIGGLGHGSPSRSSPFTGQLHGSGASSIPFSGSQSGTGVGHLHGSGASSFPFSGSQSGTGVGHLHGSGASSFPFSGSQSGTGVGPPTWEWSQQFPLSAEPRQEQVWVTYMGVGSSPFGSSIQTGRCRNFTGVNWEPPFSGGSQTGTGVGHLTGVEREPAFQWWKPNWNRCRSPSWEWNWKPPFSGGSQTGTGVGPLQGSGTGNLPFNGGKPNWHGCSHLHGSGTGSLPFSGGSQTGTGVGHLHGSGTGSLPFSGNSSTSETIMLVMMTATNPFLTRAFASLTTMKSSQEATTGLNCGDLRAQGAPRGTELWLTGLWTRSGSVPTPGPK